Below is a window of Nitrospinota bacterium DNA.
TCCGACAATCGAAGGTATCCGAGGCGTATTTGGGAGTGCCCAGATAGGACAGATTCGCCAAAACAGGCGGCCTCCCTGATCATCGTCCTCCAAGCCTCGTCTCAAGCTACCGAGCCGTCCCGATAGCTCGAAGGTCCACTCCAATGAGATCACACTGGGGGATCGCGGGGTGATGTCACCGGTTCGGGGACACCGAGCTTCGGAGGGGACTTCTCCGACCAGTCGCCAAGCGTCAGTCGATGTCGTCGAGTTCCTCGAAGAGGGTGATCTGAAGACCAGCCGGGGCTTCCAGCCTTGAGTTGAGCGAACGCCACGGTGTCTCCTTTGGAGATGCAACCAACTCGGCCCCTGCGGCCACCAGCTGGTCCGTTTTCGATTCCGCATCGGTGACTTCGAAAGCAACGCGGATACTCCGGCTCACTTCGCGGCCGACCTCAAGTTGGTCGATCAGCCGCCTCTGCGCTGGATTGACGATCTCAAGCGTTG
It encodes the following:
- a CDS encoding VOC family protein translates to MVRQLRLVVEADDFDEAVAFYRDALGLTEEFYVESEGDARVMALQAGRATLEIVNPAQRRLIDQLEVGREVSRSIRVAFEVTDAESKTDQLVAAGAELVASPKETPWRSLNSRLEAPAGLQITLFEELDDID